In Candidatus Polarisedimenticolia bacterium, one DNA window encodes the following:
- a CDS encoding zf-TFIIB domain-containing protein has product MTCSGCGGALQATEYLGVDIDLCIHCGGVWLEDGRLKDLIDAARRGLPSKSIENATQFRPSFHLHESDKTRIVKCPWCIGVLKPVNYTSSSGVAIYRCINNHGVWVPKDNLERLLLFLQIWDSYLKPARGVYARLAPLGKQRFLRRYSAS; this is encoded by the coding sequence TTGACCTGTTCCGGTTGCGGCGGAGCGCTCCAGGCGACCGAGTACCTGGGCGTCGACATCGATCTTTGCATTCATTGCGGCGGCGTCTGGCTGGAGGACGGCCGCCTCAAGGACTTGATCGACGCGGCACGGCGCGGGCTCCCATCCAAATCGATCGAGAACGCCACGCAGTTCCGCCCCAGCTTCCATCTGCATGAAAGCGACAAGACGCGCATCGTCAAGTGTCCCTGGTGCATCGGGGTGCTGAAGCCGGTCAACTACACCTCCTCCTCGGGCGTCGCCATCTACCGCTGCATCAACAACCATGGCGTCTGGGTCCCGAAGGACAACCTGGAGCGGCTTCTCCTGTTCCTGCAGATCTGGGACAGCTACCTGAAGCCGGCCCGGGGTGTCTACGCCCGCCTCGCCCCTCTCGGCAAGCAGCGCTTCCTGCGGCGCTATTCGGCATCCTGA